From a region of the Salvelinus namaycush isolate Seneca chromosome 40, SaNama_1.0, whole genome shotgun sequence genome:
- the LOC120033146 gene encoding inhibin alpha chain-like, giving the protein MRSGPSTVLSCALLLLWTQTLTQACQGDELPRDVVLDWFKQRLLDGLGLEQPPEPSHQAPDGGRERAEAGRGHRRSTRVGRAAWAQDHRRHHQESHEQVILFPSSDSTCDSSDSPSEKRATSHFTYYFQSSLDNQESAITSAHFWFYAGEGASRNITPLFLLTSDQQLLQVAEIPAKTTADGWTTYHLEHHLLTALTQGPFVLQVRCPACECHANEADKMPFLHLHTRPHGPDRSPRRAAATIPWFPSAIDLLMRPSQQKPEYSDCQREMINISFQELGWDNWIVHPKVLNFYYCHGTCLALDRTTAMLGIKQCCAPVPGTMKSLRFTTTSDGGYSFKYETLPNIIPEECTCI; this is encoded by the exons ATGCGGAGTGGTCCTTCTACCGTCCTCTCCTGTGCCCTGCTACTCCTGTGGACCCAGACCCTGACCCAGGCCTGCCAGGGGGACGAGCTGCCTCGTGACGTGGTGTTGGACTGGTTCAAACAGCGCCTCCTGGATGGGTTAGGGTTGGAGCAGCCCCCCGAGCCCAGCCACCAGGCCCCTGacgggggcagagagagagcagaggcgGGGCGAGGTCACCGGAGATCCACCAGGGTAGGGAGGGCAGCCTGGGCACAGGACCACAGGAGGCATCACCAGGAGAGCCATGAGCAAGTCATCCTCTTCCCCAGCTCTG ACTCTACCTGTGATAGCTCAGACTCCCCATCAGAGAAGAGAGCCACCAGCCACTTCACCTACTACTTCCAATCCTCACTAGACAACCAGGAGTCTGCCATCACCTCAGCCCATTTCTGGTTCTACGCCGGCGAGGGGGCCAGCAGGAACatcacccctctcttcctcctcacttcAGACCAGCAGCTCCTCCAGGTGGCTGAGATTCCGGCCAAGACCACCGCTGATGGCTGGACCACCTACCACTTGGAGCACCACCTCCTCACCGCCCTGACCCAAGGCCCCTTCGTACTCCAGGTGCGCTGCCCCGCCTGCGAATGCCATGCAAACGAAGCCGACAAAATGCCATTCCTCCACCTGCACACCCGACCTCACGGCCCAGACCGCTCCCCACGGCGAGCGGCCGCCACCATTCCCTGGTTCCCATCGGCCATCGACCTCCTGATGCGGCCATCGCAGCAGAAGCCAGAGTACAGCGACTGTCAGCGCGAGATGATCAACATCTCGTTCCAGGAGCTGGGCTGGGACAACTGGATCGTTCACCCGAAGGTTCTCAACTTCTACTACTGTCATGGCACCTGCTTGGCTTTGGACCGCACCACTGCTATGCTGGGGATCAAACAGTGCTGCGCTCCGGTCCCCGGGACCATGAAGTCACTACGGTTCACCACTACGTCTGACGGAGGGTACTCCTTTAAATACGAGACCCTGCCCAACATCATACCAGAGGAGTGCACCTGTATCTAG
- the LOC120033257 gene encoding gap junction gamma-1 protein-like, translating to MSWSFLTRLLDEISNHSTFVGKIWLTVLIIFRIVLTAVGGETIYYDEQAKFVCNTQQPGCENVCYDAFAPLSHVRFWIFQVILITTPTIMYLGFAMHKIARMDDVEYRPLHRAGKKRMPIVTRGAQRDYEEAEDNGEEDPMITEEIEVEKDKGKVTEGSVKKHDGRRRIARDGLMKVYVCSLISRIAFEVAFLLGQYVLYGFEVAHSYVCMRSPCPHMVDCFVSRPTEKTIFLLVMYVVSLLCTTLTLLEILHLGVGGVRDTLRVRARRHPTPPLPPVARGSLCSSRHVPTAPPGYHTVLGKKDPSGKLKAEFREPLVGDSGRESLGDEASSRDLERLRKHLKTAQQHLDLAYQNEQGQGSPSRSSSPENNATAAEQNRLNFAQEKQAAASEKGKEVNGSNCWTGQNNMTEGF from the exons ATGAGCTGGAGCTTCCTGACGCGTCTCCTGGATGAGATCTCCAACCACAGCACGTTCGTGGGGAAGATCTGGCTGACTGTGCTCATCATCTTCCGCATCGTGCTGACGGCCGTGGGGGGCGAGACCATCTACTACGATGAACAGGCTAAGTTCGTCTGCAACACGCAGCAGCCCGGGTGTGAGAACGTCTGCTACGACGCCTTCGCTCCGCTCTCACACGTCCGCTTCTGGATCTTCCAG gtGATCCTGATCACCACCCCTACCATCATGTACTTGGGCTTTGCCATGCACAAGATCGCCCGCATGGACGATGTTGAGTACCGGCCTCTTCATCGCGCCGGGAAGAAGAGAATGCCCATCGTGACCCGGGGGGCACAGCGGGACTACGAGGAGGCAGAAGACAACGGAGAGGAGGACCCCATGATCACTGAGGAGATCGAGGTGGAGAAGGACAAAGGGAAGGTGACAGAAG GCTCTGTGAAGAAGCACGACGGTCGGCGGCGGATCGCGCGTGACGGCCTGATGAAGGTGTACGTGTGTTCGCTGATCTCGCGCATCGCCTTCGAGGTGGCCTTCCTGTTAGGCCAGTACGTCCTCTATGGCTTCGAGGTGGCGCACTCCTACGTGTGCATGCGCTCTCCCTGTCCACACATGGTGGACTGCTTCGTCTCGCGGCCCACCGAGAAGACAATCTTCCTCCTGGTTATGTACGTGGTTTCTCTCCTCTGCACCACACTCACCCTCCTGGAGATTCTCCATCTCGGGGTCGGCGGGGTCCGCGACACCCTCCGCGTGCGCGCCAGACGCCACCCCACCCCACCTCTGCCCCCTGTGGCCCGGGGGTCCCTCTGCAGTTCCCGCCATGTACCCACGGCCCCGCCAGGGTACCACACGGTCCTGGGGAAGAAGGACCCGTCAGGCAAGCTGAAGGCAGAGTTCAGAGAGCCGTTGGTGGGGGACTCTGGGAGGGAGAGCCTGGGGGACGAGGCGTCCAGCAGAGACCTGGAGAGGCTGAGGAAGCACCTGAAGACGGCCCAGCAGCACCTGGACCTGGCCTACCAGAACGAGCAGGGCCAGGGGTCCCCGTCACGGAGCAGCAGTCCCGAGAACAACGCCACGGctgcagagcagaacagactcaACTTCGCTCAGGAGAAACAGGCGGCGGCCAGCGAGAAAGGTAAGGAGGTGAACGGGTCAAACTGCTGGACGGGTCAAAACAACATGACGGAAGGTTTCTAG